The segment GGTCACCTGATGCCGGCCGGGCGGGAGTTCGTGGCGGGTCCACTTGGGGCGGGCTTCCCAGATCTGGTCCGCGCCTCGCGCGGTCTGCTTCTTGAGGATGTCGGGGATCCAGGGGTGCGCGATCACGTCGTAGCGGGCGCCTTTACGGGTCTCGTCCAGCAGTCGCATCGCGTCCGGGATGGCCCGTTTCACCAGCGCTGCCGTGGCTGCGTCGACGTCGCCCCGGTGCTCGGCAAGCGCACCCTGCACGGCCTCGCGGATAAGGTCGACCGGGCCGGACGTCTCCTGGAACGCGTGGCGGGCCGGGCCCTTGGAACGCTCCGTCGCACGTGCCGGACGTGTCGTGCGCAGCGGCGCTTTCGAGGTGTGCGCGGTGGGCTGTCCGGTTGACGGGGCAGCTGGGGCCCCGGTGGCGGTGGGCCGGCAGTCGGCCGGGGTCAGGTGCTGAGCGAACCCCGCCACGCGTTGTCCGGCGGGATGGCCGCACAGCACACAGGGCTCGGGGGCGACGAGCAGCTCCACATCGTCCCCGTCCTCGTCCTGGCCGAGGTCGGGCGAAGACAAAGGGGTGACAGCCGCGGCCGTGCCTGACGTGACGGGCTGCTCCGCAGCCGGCGCCGTCTCGGTCTCGGTCTCGGTGGCGAGCTTGGCGTTCAGTCCGTCCAGCAGGTAGGCGTATTTGGTGCGGATCTCGCCGGTCGGGTCCCGGCCGCTTTCCCACCCGCTGAGGGTTGAGGGGCTCACGCCGAGCGCGCGTGCCACCTGTGCCTTGGACAGCCGAGCCCGCTCCCGCAGCTCGCGGCGCACGTGGCAGGGCGGGAGTTCGGCCTGGGGGCCGACGGCGTCAAGCAGCGAGTCGATCGCGTCGAAGTCGCTCACCGGCCCGTCCCCCTTGCTTCGGTCCGCACGGTACGGCGCCTGTCGGCGGACAGCGCCTCGCATGCTCTGGTCGGACCCGCCAGGAGGTCCAGCGCGCCGATGCCGTAGTGCTCGGCCAGGGCGTCGACGTCGCGCAGGCTCCAGGAGATGGCGCCCGCCTGCCGACGCGACACCTGTGTCTGCGTCAGTCCCAGCACCCCCGCGACCGACCGCTGCGATTCACCCGTTACCTGCATCAACGCGGCCACCGTCAGCCGCAGCGACTCCTCCAAGCGCAATCCCATGCCACCATCCTACCTGAATCCATGCAACTTCCGCACCTACATCAGCTTTTCACTATCACTAATGCAGAAAAGCTTTCAGATTTCTGAGGGGGCTGAAGGTTCTCGGGCACGCGATGTGTCAGCGATCCAGGCTGCCGGTATCACGCGGAAGCGGTCGGGTCGCGCGCCGGGCTTCCAGATTCGCCTGGCGCGCCTGTTCCACCGCACGATCGGACAGGCACCGCGGGCACACGAGGTCCACGACACGGCGGCGCAGGGCCCGGCGGAGCCGGAGCCCGGGCGGTGGCGGCCACCCACGGCAGTGGCAGCGCACCGTACGCACTCCAGTGCCCAAGAGTGCGGCGACCAGGGAGGCGTTGCCGGCGTAGTGGGCCAGGAGGAGCGCCATCTGCGCCTGGTGGCCGGCCGGGAACCGGGCCGCGAACTCGGTGCGCTCCTCGGGCCGGAGGGAGGGCGACGTGGCGTTCGCAGCGCGGCGTCTTCTTGTTGTTCCGGGCGATGCCCGGCGAGCTGATGTCCATGGCTCAAGAAGCCTGCCGGGGGCCTCCTGTGGACAGCGGGCTGCCATTGAGCACTGTGCATCGTGAAGTTGCTGGTCACGGGCCTGGTGTGTGCGGGGTTCAGGATGCTCGTGGTGGTCGTGGGTGGATGACTTCGGTGAAGATCGTCGGGTCACCGGGAAACTTCGCGGTTTGTGAGGACGAGCAGGGACCTGACCAGGACGGTCGCCCACGCCGGGTCGGTGCGGACCTTGCCGAGCACGCGCCAGTTCTTGAGGCGGGCGAAGCCGTGCTCCACCGGTGCCCGGACCGCTGCCAGTGCGGTGTTCGACAGCTTCTGGCCGCGGGTCAGGGGCCGGTTCCGGGCGGCCTTGTAGCCGGTGACCACCGCCAGGTCGGCGTCGGGACTGCTGTCGTCGAGCCCGACGAAGCCCAGGTCGGCGATGGCACCGAGGCCGGCCGCCCGCAGCTTGGCGGTGAGCTGGTCGTGGCGGCAGGCGGTGATCCCCGAGGTGCGTCCGGGCCGGGCCGCCGAGACCCAGAGCATTCGATCCGCACCCACCGCGCATGCGCATGGCCGGTGGCCAACCCGGACGGACCCCCGGCTGATCCAAGCGAAACTGCCTAGCCGCGGAGCGCGGAGACCAGACTGGCGACAGTGACCGTGTTGAAGACGAAGGCGATGACCGCGTTGGCCGAGATGGTCCGCCGCATGGCGCGTGAGGTCACGTTGACGTCGGTGGTGCCGAAGGTCGTCATGACCGCCACGGCGAAGTAGACATAGTCGGCCCAGACCGCGGCCCCCGCTCCGGGGAAATCGAGTGCCTCTTCGTTCTCCACCAGATTGTCGGCCTGGAAGGCGACGGCGAACGCCACGACGACGCAGGTCCAGGCGATGACGACGAGCGACAGCGACAGCAGGGCGCGAGAGCCCCCGCCGAAGGTGGTACTGAGGTGGCCGGGCAGCCACACCACCGCCACGGCCAGCGCAGCGGCTGCAATGAGGATGGATGCCCCCGGCCCGGGCGCGGTGCCCAGGACGTACCGCTGCAGGAAGGTGCCACGGGCCTCGCGGTCCGCCCAGGAACGGATCCGTTCCGGTGAGGCACGCAGGAACGCGATCAACGTGATGCCCAGGTAGGGAACCAGGTAGGCGAACAGCACCAGCACGCCGACGTCGGAAGCCGAGATCCGCACGACACTGTCGAGGGGCAGGACCACAGCCGCGCTCACCGCGATGAGCAGGCACACCAGTGAACGACGTCGTTCGGACAGCCAGGAATCCACGGACGGGCACCTCCGGGCGTTCACGGTGCGGACGCGGCGAGGCTAGACGAATGAACTCCCGCCGGGGCCACAAGCCCTCGCAACGTCCACGAGGTGGTACCAGCTGCCCCCCGAACGGCCCACCGGCGGTCGCCCGCGGCGACGAAGGCCCGGTACGGATCACGCTTCCCCGGACCGGCCCGACGGCGGTCGTACACCAGGAACACGCGGCGCGGTCCGGCCCGACGGCGGTCGTACACCAGGAACACGCGGCGCGGTCCGGCCCGGAGTCCCCCCCTTCCTTCCCCGAACCGCACCCGGGCGGGGCAGGAGCTGCCCAGGTACAGATCGATCGGCCTCTCCGCCCTCGGCCGCGCTCAGCCTGACCCCCACCGGACCGGCCAGGAAAGCACCGGCCCCGGCCCGGCGGGCCGTTCCCGAGCAGCAGGGCCAGCCCGCCCACACCCATGCGCGCCCAGCCCGGGCACGGGATCCTCGACGGGGGGGCGGTCAGGGCAGAAGCTCGACGTACCCGTCGATTCCGTGTACGCGGATCCGCTGCCCGTCCCGGATCAGACGGGTGGCCTGCTCCACGCCGACGACCGCCGGCAGACCGTACTCCCGGGCGATCACCGCGCCATGGGTCATCAGACCGCCGACCTCCGTCACCAGGCCCGCGATTCCGACGAACAGCGGCGACCAGCTGGGGTCCGTGAAGGCCGTGACCAGGATGTCGCCCGCTTCCAGGTCAGCCTCCGCCATGTCGAGGACGACGCGGGCCCTTCCCTCGACGGTCCCGGCGGACACCGGCAGACCGGTCAGCGCGCCGGCCGGCACGTCGTCGCGCCGGTACGCGCCGGTGACGGCCTCACCCTCCGATGTGAGGACCCGCGGCGGGGTGAGCGCGTGATACGACCAAAACGCCTCCTTGCGCCGCTGGATGAGCTGCTCGTCCGCCCGGTTGGACCGTACGGCCTCGTGGAGCTCCTGGAACGTCAGGTAGAAGGCGTCCTCCTTCTCAGGAAGCACGTGGTCCCGCACGAGCCGCTCGGCCTCCGCGAGCAGGGCACGCTTGTAGACGAAGTAGCGGCAGACGATCCCGTACTTCGGGTACTCCCGGTAGCCGATGAAGGTCCTGACCCGCTCGATCATCCGCTGCGTCTCATCGGCCTTCCGGTCCCCGTCCGGCAGGGCCCGCAGCCGTGACAGCACGTCCCGTTCCTTCTCCCCGGCCTTCCTCCGGCCCTGTTCGAAGCGCCGCTCGGCGGCGCCCGGGCGGAAGTTCCGCACGTTGTCGAGGATCACGGGAACAAGCATGGTGGGGCGCTCGCGCCATCGTGGCCTGGTGATGTCGATCTCGCCGACGCAGCGCATGCCGTACCGGTCGAGGTAGGCCTCGATGGCCTCGCGCGCCTCGTCCCCGCCCTCGGTCTTCGCCAGCTCGTCCAGGAAGGTGGCGTCCTCGAGGTGCCCGGCGTCCCGCAGGAACGCCAGCACCTCCGGCAGCGGGCGGATCACGTCCGCGACGTCGAGAAGCGCCAGCCCCATCTCCGACGTGATGTTGCCGGGGGCGGACAGTGTCAGCGTGTCCGCGGCGTTCTTCTCGCCCAGCCACTCCCACAGCCTGTCGTTGAGCCACCATGTGGCGTCCATCCCCGCCATGATCGCCTGCATGCTCAGCGGATCGGCAAGTACCCGCTTGTGCTCCTCGAACGCCTCCAGCAGGAAGTCGAACAGTGCCGGACCCTTCTTCGTCCGGATGTCACGTTCCAGAGCGGCGATGGACGTCCGGCTGTACTCGATCAGTTCCGTGACAACGGCCGGATCGGTGTCGATCGGGGCGGGCGCACCCGTGGGCGGCGGGCCGCCGGGAGCCGCGTCCGGGAGCAAGGGAACGAAGCCCTCGCGTTCGAGGACGGTCTCCAGCGCGTCCCTGACCAGCGGATCACCCTTCCCCATGGCCTCCAGGAGAGCATCACGGCCGGCAGGCGATGCCAGTCGCCGGGTGACATCGACGAACAGCCGCCCACCCGCCTCGTGCATCGGCACCATGGCCGTCAGCTGCCACATGGAGAACCCGAGGGGCTTCATGGGGTCGGTCATCATCTGCTGGTGGCCGACAGAGACGTAGACGTGGTTCCCCCCGTCCTTGCCCTCTTCGCCGTTGTCGATGACGGGGAGGGGGAAGAGGGTGGTGACCGGCCGGCTCTGGACGATCCGGAAACCATCATCGACCAGGCACCATTCGATGTCCTGCGGGCGGCCGAAGTACGCTTCGATCCGGCGGCCGAGCCCCACGAGGCTGACGGCCTGCTCGTCCGTCAGCGCCGGCCGCTCCCGCTGCCGCGCGTCGACCGCCACGTCACACGTACCGCCGGCGGGCACGGCGTGAACGGCGCGCTCCTTGACGGCGATGGCTCTCGTGACGACTTCGCCGTCCCGGACCGTGAAGACGTCGGGGTTCACCAGACCGGAGACCAGTGCCTCGCCGAGGCCGAAACCGGCTTCCACGGTGGCGACCTTCCGGTTGCCGGTGACGGGGTCGGCCGTGAACAGGACGCCGGACGCCTGCGGGAAGACCATCCGCTGAACGACCACGGCCATGTGGACCGTACGGTGGTCGATACCGTTCCGCTGTCGGTAGATCACGGCCCGCTCGGTGAACATCGAAGCCCAGCACCGGCTGATGTGCTGGAGGACCGCGGCCGCCCCCAGGACGTTCAGATACGTGTCCTGCTGGCCGGCGAAAGAGGCCGTGGGCAGGTCCTCCGCCGTCGCACTGGACCGGACGGCGTACGCGGCGTGCTCGCCATACCGGGCGAGCGCACCGGTGACCGTCTCCGCGAGGTCGCCCGGAACGGCGAGATCCTCGATGATGCCGCGCATCTGTGCGCTGAGCGTGCGAATCGCCTCCCGGTCGTCCGGGCTCAGGCGTGCCAGCTCATCGAGCCGACCGCCGATCGACGGGACCTTTGTCATGGCCCGCCGGAAGGCGTCCGTCGTCACGCAGAAACCCTCCGGCACACGCACGCCCTCGAGCCGCGACAGTCCGCCCAGGTGCGCGCCCTTGCCGCCGACGGCCGCGACGCACCTCTCGTCGACCTCTTTGAGATCCAGCACGTACGAGGCCGTCACCGCGACACCCCCGGGGCGGTCGTGTTCCGTCGCACCGCGGCGGCCGGCCCGGTCTCCGCCGCCCCGCCCTCTGCCGAACCCCTTGTCGGGCACGTACTCATTCCTGGTTCTCTTCCCTCTGACGTCATGGCCCGGTGGACACTCCCGGCCGACCGGCGCACGTCGTGCCCCGTTCCGCAGGCGGGGGCACCGACCCGAGGATTCTGCGCCGTCACCCGGGGCTTGCCGCAAGCCCCCCGGTAAGCTATAAGTTGAGAGTGGCAAGGAGAGGGTCTCTCCTTGCCTTTGTTCTGCCCTTCTGTGTTTTTGTGTTTTTGCGTTTCTGCCTTCTTTTTTGTCTTGCTGCGGCTTCCCCGGGGCGCTGTCATTCCTCCGCGTCGCGGACCAGCAAAGCGATCTGTACCCGGTGTTCTGGACCGCCGGAATGGAGAACAGACCGCCGGTGCGCGCCTTGACCGTCACAACACTGACGTGCAGCCTCCGGGCAATCTCCGCGTTCCCCAGTCCGTCCGCGCTGGCCCGAGGCGGTCTCGCGCTCGCGTTCGGTTCAGAGGCGACAGCCGTTCCCACGCGGCCCCACGGAACGATTCCCGCGCATGGGAGGACTGCGGCCCAGTGGCTGCGGCGATCACCCGTGCCGCGGCGGCCGGGGACAGCACGGGGCTCCCGCCCGCCACGGCCCGCACGGCACCGAGAAACCGCAGCGGCAGGGTATGTCCTTGAGGACGAACCCCAACGCTCCGGCCCGCAGGACGCCGGGCACCAAGCCGTCGGAGCCGAACGTCGCCAGCATGAGCACCCGGGGCGGCACCAGCCGGGCCAGGAACTCCCCGGGTCACGCCGAATCCGCCGACGCCGCCGAGGCCGCCGAGGCCAGGCATCCGTACGCCCATCAGCACAACGCCCGGCCACTGCTCGCCCGCCCCGATGACCACGGCGTTCCCGTCAGCCCCCCTCCGCGACGACAGTCCACAGTCAGACCCGGTCCGCCTTCGCCGTCGATACGAGCCGCAGCACCATCCGCACCAGTTGACCGCCGACGACGATGACGACACGCACCGGCTCCCGCTCACTGTCCACGCGTGCTCTCAGCTCGCGGGCGGGGTCCGGCCAGGGCAGCCGCACACTGAGGACGTAGCCGCTGTCGGACGCGAGGTAATGACGGAGCGCTCCGCCGGCCAGCCCGACCCGTTCGATCAGGCCGAGAAGTCCGAACCCCAAGGCCACTGGCCGACGGCCGGTGGCCGGTGGCCGGTGGCCGGCGGCAGGTGGCCGGCGGCAGGTGCGTGGTACTCGTGGTGGCCGGGGCATCGCGGACATCGACGCCAAGCCACTCACCCGCCGCTCCTCCGAGAGCGACACGGACGGGGGCACCCGGGGCATGTCCGGCAGCGCCGGCCAGCCCTGGACCACCCGGCAGCAGATTCACCCCACAACACCGGCCGGCGCTCCCCTGCGGAACGTCCAGAGCGTCGAACGAACAGCAGATCATGAACGCACCTGCCAACGCCGCCGCAACAGCGCGGGGTGCGGGTCCGACCCGAGGGAACGTGACCCCGCCGGGAACACTCCGGCGATCTCTCTCGTTCGACCTCCGGCCCACTACCGGCGAAACGTGAATCCGAGGAACTGCCTTGCCCAACGCTTCCACTGCCGACCCTGCACACGCGCTCCCGTCACCAGCCGACCAGGCACGGCGCCTGATCGAGCTCGGAGTGCACGAGATCGCGGGGATCCCCGCCGAGGACATCCACGCGTTCGCCGAAACAGCCGACCCGGGCCGCGACATACTGCTCGCCGTCCATCCCGACCACGCCCCCGCCTCCACCCTCGCACCACTACTGCTACGCGACGGCAAGCCCGGCTTCGTCGTCGTCGACATGCCCGACGTCGACCAGTTCACCCCCAACACGGCCGAACTCCCCGACACACCGCTCTACTTCATCACCGGACCCGACCGCGGCGACCACATGTCCAACTGGAGCCCGGAGGAAGCGTTGCCCGCCTTCACCCAACAGGGCCGCACCCCCCTGGTACTCACCGAGGGCATCCACTGGGTCCTGCAGCAACCGGCGGTACTCCAGCGGAACCTCTGCTTCATGACCATCGGGTCCCGGCTACGCAAAGCGAACGGCACCCTGGACGCGCGCACCCCGGCCATCTGGATCAGCAACGGCACCGGGCGAGACAGCCGGGAACGGCGCAACGCACCCAAGATCGGCTGGTGCTGGTGGGGCAACCGCCACACCTGGCTGGGATTCGCCTCCGCCACAAGCCGCGAACGTCAATAACACCCCCCCCCACCCCACCCCCAGTTCCCCTCCAGCACCACAAAACACCACACCCACCAGAACCCGCCCCCGACAACCAGACACAGAACACACGGCACAGGGCACAGGGCACACGGCACACGGCACACGGCACACGGCACACACGAAACACCACACCACCACACAACCGAACATTCACCCCCACGACACCAGCCAACCCCACCGTCGACGACGGGCTCCTGAGCGTCGGGGTTGTCGTACGGCGGGGGGCCGGGCCGACTACCTCGTGCAGCCCTTCACTCCCGGACAACATCGCCTCCTGCCGGCGGAAGTCCGCTCCACTCCTTCGGAGCGCAGCCACCGCTCGTTCGCGGCCGGGTCGGCTCGCGGCCGTCGGCCTGGCCTGTTGGACGGCGACGGTAGCCTGCGGGACGCGTGCGGCACCGCTCCGTCTGCTCACCCGCCGCCACGGGGATAGCGCGGCAGATCACCTGACAGGGCGTTGCGGGAATGAAACGTAAGAATTATCTCTCCGAGCCCCCTCTCTTGGCGGCGAACCATCCGGATGAGGATCATCCAGTTACGGGATTCACTTTTCGATACGCACCCCGAGGAGAAAAGCCGACGTAATCGCACCCGCCCACCGTCGGCTTTTCCCGGAAGTTAAGGGGCGGCGTCGCCCTGTCCGCAATCCCTTCCTGACAATCGTCCGGTAACGCGTCTTCAAGACATTTCTCCGCCGTCGCATTGGCTGATTAAGCCGTGCCCCGGTCGCCGCCCTGCGGCCTACGCTGCCGGATCGGTGCGCGGAAGCACCGTTCACACCCTCACGACTCCCGGAGGACACATGTCACTTCCAGAGATGGCCACCGCATTCGATCTCAG is part of the Streptomyces sp. MMBL 11-1 genome and harbors:
- a CDS encoding helix-turn-helix domain-containing protein — translated: MSDFDAIDSLLDAVGPQAELPPCHVRRELRERARLSKAQVARALGVSPSTLSGWESGRDPTGEIRTKYAYLLDGLNAKLATETETETAPAAEQPVTSGTAAAVTPLSSPDLGQDEDGDDVELLVAPEPCVLCGHPAGQRVAGFAQHLTPADCRPTATGAPAAPSTGQPTAHTSKAPLRTTRPARATERSKGPARHAFQETSGPVDLIREAVQGALAEHRGDVDAATAALVKRAIPDAMRLLDETRKGARYDVIAHPWIPDILKKQTARGADQIWEARPKWTRHELPPGRHQVT
- a CDS encoding helix-turn-helix domain-containing protein; its protein translation is MGLRLEESLRLTVAALMQVTGESQRSVAGVLGLTQTQVSRRQAGAISWSLRDVDALAEHYGIGALDLLAGPTRACEALSADRRRTVRTEARGTGR
- a CDS encoding DUF1345 domain-containing protein, translated to MDSWLSERRRSLVCLLIAVSAAVVLPLDSVVRISASDVGVLVLFAYLVPYLGITLIAFLRASPERIRSWADREARGTFLQRYVLGTAPGPGASILIAAAALAVAVVWLPGHLSTTFGGGSRALLSLSLVVIAWTCVVVAFAVAFQADNLVENEEALDFPGAGAAVWADYVYFAVAVMTTFGTTDVNVTSRAMRRTISANAVIAFVFNTVTVASLVSALRG
- the rph gene encoding rifamycin-inactivating phosphotransferase, coding for MTASYVLDLKEVDERCVAAVGGKGAHLGGLSRLEGVRVPEGFCVTTDAFRRAMTKVPSIGGRLDELARLSPDDREAIRTLSAQMRGIIEDLAVPGDLAETVTGALARYGEHAAYAVRSSATAEDLPTASFAGQQDTYLNVLGAAAVLQHISRCWASMFTERAVIYRQRNGIDHRTVHMAVVVQRMVFPQASGVLFTADPVTGNRKVATVEAGFGLGEALVSGLVNPDVFTVRDGEVVTRAIAVKERAVHAVPAGGTCDVAVDARQRERPALTDEQAVSLVGLGRRIEAYFGRPQDIEWCLVDDGFRIVQSRPVTTLFPLPVIDNGEEGKDGGNHVYVSVGHQQMMTDPMKPLGFSMWQLTAMVPMHEAGGRLFVDVTRRLASPAGRDALLEAMGKGDPLVRDALETVLEREGFVPLLPDAAPGGPPPTGAPAPIDTDPAVVTELIEYSRTSIAALERDIRTKKGPALFDFLLEAFEEHKRVLADPLSMQAIMAGMDATWWLNDRLWEWLGEKNAADTLTLSAPGNITSEMGLALLDVADVIRPLPEVLAFLRDAGHLEDATFLDELAKTEGGDEAREAIEAYLDRYGMRCVGEIDITRPRWRERPTMLVPVILDNVRNFRPGAAERRFEQGRRKAGEKERDVLSRLRALPDGDRKADETQRMIERVRTFIGYREYPKYGIVCRYFVYKRALLAEAERLVRDHVLPEKEDAFYLTFQELHEAVRSNRADEQLIQRRKEAFWSYHALTPPRVLTSEGEAVTGAYRRDDVPAGALTGLPVSAGTVEGRARVVLDMAEADLEAGDILVTAFTDPSWSPLFVGIAGLVTEVGGLMTHGAVIAREYGLPAVVGVEQATRLIRDGQRIRVHGIDGYVELLP
- a CDS encoding DUF5701 family protein; protein product: MPNASTADPAHALPSPADQARRLIELGVHEIAGIPAEDIHAFAETADPGRDILLAVHPDHAPASTLAPLLLRDGKPGFVVVDMPDVDQFTPNTAELPDTPLYFITGPDRGDHMSNWSPEEALPAFTQQGRTPLVLTEGIHWVLQQPAVLQRNLCFMTIGSRLRKANGTLDARTPAIWISNGTGRDSRERRNAPKIGWCWWGNRHTWLGFASATSRERQ